The following are from one region of the Terriglobia bacterium genome:
- the pyk gene encoding pyruvate kinase yields the protein MPTIRKAKIVCTIGPASGSEAVLRDLMRLGMDVARLNFSHGTHEEHARMIDRLRKVADKEGRTICILQDLQGPKIRTGRLKYRTPIAIKSGAKLTITPRDISGTAAVLSTTFKTLAKEVEPGSRVLLSDGLIELRVTAVRGDDVECEVINGGLLGEHKGINLPGTVVSVPSLTEKDEKDLEFGLKHGVDIVAVSFIRTADDVRLVKRMVRLHNSDAWVIAKLEKPQAIDPANLEEILDVADGVMVARGDLGVEVPPEKVPIIQKHVIRRASDWRKPVITATQMLESMIENPRPTRAEASDVANAILDGSDAVMLSAETASGKYPRETVAMMAKIVLEAESAKEEPIQRRRQHRQLSISETICESVAHAAQDLEMKAIAVYTETGTTARLISKYRPTAPIFAFAANTTVCARLNLMWGVSPLSCEMTPDAEDMVHRAEKYLLQMHAVQPGDIIAVVAGTRSSSGSTNFMRLHVVGTGEHPVQVREERRKAPRIKPVSPLERRKR from the coding sequence GTGCCCACAATAAGGAAAGCCAAGATCGTATGCACCATTGGGCCGGCCAGCGGCTCAGAAGCGGTGCTGCGCGACCTGATGCGCCTAGGGATGGATGTGGCCCGGCTGAATTTCTCCCACGGAACGCATGAAGAACACGCGCGGATGATTGACAGGCTGCGCAAAGTTGCCGACAAAGAAGGCCGTACCATCTGCATTCTGCAAGACCTGCAAGGGCCCAAGATCCGCACCGGGCGGCTGAAATACAGGACGCCGATCGCCATCAAAAGCGGAGCGAAGTTGACCATCACGCCGAGAGATATTTCCGGAACAGCAGCAGTGCTTTCAACTACTTTCAAGACGCTGGCCAAAGAAGTGGAGCCCGGTTCCCGGGTACTGCTTTCCGATGGGCTGATTGAATTGCGCGTGACAGCGGTTCGCGGTGATGACGTTGAGTGCGAAGTGATCAACGGCGGCCTTTTGGGCGAGCACAAGGGGATCAACCTGCCCGGGACCGTGGTGAGCGTTCCGTCGCTGACGGAGAAAGACGAAAAAGATCTTGAGTTTGGCCTGAAGCATGGCGTGGACATTGTGGCTGTTTCATTTATCCGCACGGCCGATGATGTGCGCCTGGTAAAGCGCATGGTGCGCCTGCACAACTCCGATGCATGGGTGATCGCCAAACTGGAAAAGCCTCAGGCCATTGATCCGGCAAATCTGGAAGAGATCCTTGATGTCGCAGATGGAGTGATGGTGGCGCGCGGCGATCTCGGCGTGGAGGTGCCGCCGGAGAAAGTTCCGATCATACAGAAGCACGTGATCCGCCGCGCCTCGGACTGGCGCAAGCCGGTGATTACTGCGACGCAGATGCTCGAATCAATGATTGAAAACCCGCGACCCACACGCGCTGAGGCCAGCGACGTGGCCAACGCGATCCTTGATGGCTCCGACGCGGTAATGCTCTCTGCCGAGACGGCCAGCGGCAAATATCCGCGCGAGACCGTGGCGATGATGGCGAAGATTGTGCTGGAAGCGGAGTCGGCCAAGGAAGAGCCTATCCAAAGACGCCGCCAACACCGGCAGCTTTCCATCTCAGAGACGATCTGTGAATCCGTGGCGCACGCCGCGCAGGACCTGGAGATGAAAGCTATCGCCGTCTATACGGAGACAGGAACCACGGCACGGCTGATTTCCAAGTATCGACCTACAGCGCCGATCTTTGCGTTTGCCGCAAATACTACTGTTTGTGCGCGGCTGAACCTGATGTGGGGCGTGTCACCGCTTTCTTGCGAAATGACGCCAGATGCCGAAGACATGGTGCACAGAGCTGAAAAATATCTTTTGCAGATGCATGCCGTACAGCCGGGAGACATCATTGCCGTGGTAGCAGGGACGCGCAGCAGCAGCGGGTCAACAAATTTTATGCGATTGCATGTGGTCGGCACAGGTGAGCATCCGGTTCAGGTTCGCGAGGAGAGACGCAAAGCGCCACGGATAAAACCGGTGAGTCCGCTGGAGCGGCGGAAAAGATAG
- a CDS encoding YihY/virulence factor BrkB family protein produces the protein MHFTRLRRAFWQAFQHGQFSIAKGAAYSSILTLFPAFLVITSVLEASHNTEGFLEQIGDAVGWVLPPGSRSVALAFFQSKQHHATRIIYSASIVTLLAATGVMISWMDGFRKAYGMANTWGFWRERAIALYLVLLGLVPLGFATILVAFGTEVENWVQSGTMHLFKPLILLVWDGVRWGIALLTAIALTALVYHHGLPKTQSWQRVLPGAVMAAVLWFPATVLFGWYVRVYATYTVVYGSLSAAIALLVWLYIVSVIVLLGAELNAQVYPKLAEGDATEKKV, from the coding sequence ATGCACTTTACGCGGCTTCGTCGGGCCTTCTGGCAGGCCTTCCAACACGGGCAGTTTTCCATCGCCAAAGGCGCGGCGTATTCGTCGATCCTTACGCTGTTTCCCGCATTCCTAGTTATCACTTCTGTGCTGGAGGCCTCTCACAACACAGAGGGCTTTCTGGAGCAGATTGGCGATGCCGTGGGCTGGGTGCTGCCGCCGGGATCGCGATCCGTGGCGCTAGCGTTCTTTCAGAGCAAGCAGCACCATGCCACGCGCATCATATACTCGGCTTCCATCGTGACGCTGCTGGCGGCCACGGGCGTGATGATCTCCTGGATGGACGGCTTCCGCAAAGCCTATGGCATGGCCAATACATGGGGCTTCTGGCGTGAGCGCGCGATTGCTCTTTACCTGGTCTTGCTGGGACTGGTTCCGCTGGGCTTTGCCACAATCCTGGTGGCCTTTGGCACGGAGGTAGAGAACTGGGTGCAAAGCGGTACCATGCATCTCTTCAAACCGCTGATCCTGCTGGTATGGGATGGCGTGCGCTGGGGCATCGCGTTACTTACGGCGATTGCGCTCACCGCGCTGGTCTATCACCACGGACTTCCCAAGACACAATCCTGGCAGCGTGTCTTGCCCGGCGCAGTGATGGCAGCGGTGCTCTGGTTTCCGGCGACAGTGCTGTTTGGCTGGTATGTGAGGGTCTATGCCACGTACACGGTGGTTTACGGCTCACTGAGCGCGGCCATTGCGCTGTTAGTGTGGCTGTACATCGTTTCCGTGATCGTGTTGCTGGGAGCGGAATTGAACGCGCAAGTCTATCCCAAGCTGGCGGAAGGCGACGCCACGGAAAAGAAGGTATGA